The following proteins come from a genomic window of Posidoniimonas polymericola:
- a CDS encoding 7-carboxy-7-deazaguanine synthase QueE, which translates to MRIAEIYKSIQGEGLLTGSPSVFVRASGCNLRCWFCDTPHASWSPEGVDLSVDEIVAQIEEWDCRHVVITGGEPMLFAELIPLCEKLRLQRRHITIETAGTLYLPVVCDLMSVSPKLSGSAPNAEEHPHWRRRHEQNRNRPEIVRRLLTQYDYQLKFVVDQRPDLAELEEWLAGIGTVDRERVLLMPQGVREEELAERATWLRPYCHDQGYTYCPRKQIEWFGAVRGT; encoded by the coding sequence ATGCGAATCGCAGAGATCTACAAATCGATACAAGGTGAAGGCCTGCTGACCGGCTCGCCGAGCGTGTTTGTCCGCGCCAGCGGCTGCAACCTCCGCTGCTGGTTCTGCGACACGCCGCACGCGTCGTGGTCGCCCGAGGGGGTGGACCTGTCGGTCGACGAGATTGTCGCCCAGATCGAGGAATGGGACTGCCGCCACGTGGTGATCACCGGCGGCGAGCCAATGCTGTTCGCCGAGCTGATCCCGTTGTGTGAGAAGCTGCGGCTGCAGCGGCGGCACATCACCATTGAAACCGCCGGCACGCTCTACCTGCCGGTGGTGTGCGACCTGATGTCGGTCAGCCCGAAGCTGTCCGGCTCGGCCCCCAACGCCGAGGAGCACCCGCACTGGCGGCGGCGGCACGAGCAGAACCGCAACCGCCCCGAGATTGTCCGCCGGCTGCTGACCCAGTACGACTACCAGCTCAAGTTTGTCGTCGACCAGCGGCCCGACCTGGCGGAGCTCGAGGAGTGGCTGGCAGGCATCGGCACGGTCGACCGCGAGCGGGTGCTGCTGATGCCGCAAGGCGTTCGCGAGGAGGAACTCGCCGAACGCGCCACGTGGCTGCGTCCCTACTGCCACGACCAAGGCTACACGTACTGCCCGCGGAAGCAGATCGAGTGGTTCGGTGCAGTTCGGGGCACCTGA
- a CDS encoding alpha/beta hydrolase: MATRVLAFLMAAVIVPLVCQAVEPPPLRVAKRDVLYKPGDDITDYQRERCRLDLYLPEESGNAARRPVVVFFHGGGLTGGDKQTAAPIARLLNRNGVIVVAANYRFSPKVEFPAYVRDAADAVRWTHDHVDEYGGDSKLVFLSGHSAGGYLTLMAAAELGCFADDREPEIKLAGLLPISGQTLNHTAVRRERGIPEDRVVVDDAAPLNAIRASGPPTLLICGDRDLPLRLEQNELLLAHFKRLGDNRARLVVGVDRDHGSIYDLCHRPGDPVGRAIVEFIEQHAR, encoded by the coding sequence GTGGCTACACGAGTCCTAGCGTTCCTGATGGCCGCGGTGATCGTCCCACTGGTCTGCCAGGCCGTTGAGCCGCCGCCGCTCCGCGTGGCGAAACGGGACGTGCTCTACAAGCCGGGCGATGATATCACCGACTACCAGCGCGAGCGCTGCCGGCTGGACCTCTATCTCCCCGAGGAGTCGGGCAATGCGGCCCGGCGGCCCGTGGTGGTGTTCTTCCACGGCGGCGGGCTGACCGGCGGCGACAAGCAAACCGCCGCGCCGATCGCAAGGCTGCTGAACCGCAACGGCGTGATCGTGGTCGCGGCCAACTACCGCTTCTCGCCGAAGGTCGAGTTCCCGGCCTACGTCCGCGACGCCGCCGACGCCGTGCGGTGGACCCACGACCATGTCGACGAGTACGGCGGCGATTCCAAATTGGTGTTCCTCTCAGGCCACTCGGCCGGCGGCTACCTGACGCTGATGGCGGCGGCGGAGCTCGGCTGCTTCGCCGACGACCGTGAGCCAGAGATCAAGCTCGCCGGGCTGCTGCCGATCAGCGGGCAGACGCTGAACCACACCGCGGTCAGACGCGAGCGAGGCATCCCAGAGGATCGCGTCGTGGTCGACGACGCGGCCCCGCTGAACGCCATCCGCGCGAGCGGGCCGCCGACGCTCTTGATCTGTGGCGATCGCGACCTGCCGCTGCGGCTCGAGCAGAACGAACTGCTCCTCGCCCACTTCAAGCGTTTGGGCGACAACCGAGCCAGGCTGGTCGTCGGGGTCGATCGCGACCACGGCTCGATCTACGACCTGTGCCACCGGCCGGGCGATCCGGTGGGCAGGGCGATCGTCGAGTTCATCGAGCAGCATGCGAGGTGA
- a CDS encoding sugar phosphate isomerase/epimerase family protein has protein sequence MPPTPQVILSGFADEAANNKLAVEQFAAFAALGLEYYSLRFVDVGQGVKNVMDLTKSEISKLRKLEDEYGMNVASIGSPIGKVKLIDQEDGSKNRYVPFKQYLQKDVAKACERAHAFETKLIRGFSFYPPKGEDPWDYVPQAVDQLGQIAEACHRSDLTFGLEVEANLIGQSGQLLAELHKQVDHPAMVTIFDGGNLISQGYSNIECYAQYVEMKPSLGWMHIKDYHDPSLTRGGHVHEEMLKNFVPVDIGDSAHELIFRDFREMLPKLEKKLKKRGIPGVFLDLEPHLKGGGQFGGFSGPDGFGVALRAVCKMLDAAEIGYHLRDFDDVKAARGF, from the coding sequence ATGCCCCCTACTCCTCAAGTCATCCTCTCCGGTTTCGCCGACGAGGCCGCCAACAACAAGCTCGCGGTGGAGCAGTTCGCCGCCTTTGCGGCCCTCGGCCTGGAGTACTACAGCCTGCGTTTCGTCGACGTCGGCCAGGGCGTCAAGAACGTGATGGACCTGACCAAGTCCGAGATCTCGAAGCTCCGCAAGCTCGAGGACGAGTACGGCATGAACGTGGCGTCGATCGGCTCGCCGATCGGCAAGGTCAAGCTGATCGACCAGGAGGACGGCAGCAAGAACCGCTACGTGCCGTTCAAGCAGTACCTGCAGAAGGACGTCGCGAAGGCGTGCGAGCGGGCCCACGCGTTCGAGACCAAGCTGATCCGCGGCTTCTCGTTCTACCCGCCGAAGGGCGAGGACCCGTGGGACTACGTGCCGCAGGCGGTCGACCAGCTCGGCCAGATCGCCGAGGCCTGCCACCGCAGCGACCTCACCTTCGGCCTGGAGGTCGAGGCCAACCTGATCGGCCAGTCGGGCCAGCTGCTGGCCGAGCTGCACAAGCAGGTCGACCACCCGGCGATGGTCACCATCTTCGACGGCGGCAACCTGATCAGCCAGGGCTACTCGAACATCGAGTGCTACGCCCAGTACGTCGAGATGAAGCCAAGCCTGGGATGGATGCACATCAAGGACTACCACGACCCGAGCCTGACCCGCGGCGGGCACGTGCACGAGGAAATGCTCAAGAACTTCGTGCCGGTCGACATCGGCGACAGCGCCCACGAGCTGATCTTCCGCGACTTCCGCGAGATGCTGCCGAAGCTTGAGAAGAAGCTCAAGAAGCGGGGCATCCCCGGCGTGTTCCTCGACCTCGAGCCGCACCTGAAGGGGGGCGGGCAGTTCGGCGGCTTCAGCGGCCCCGACGGCTTCGGAGTCGCCCTCCGCGCGGTGTGCAAGATGCTCGACGCCGCCGAGATCGGCTACCACCTCCGCGACTTCGACGACGTAAAAGCGGCGCGGGGGTTCTAA
- the queC gene encoding 7-cyano-7-deazaguanine synthase QueC, whose protein sequence is MTQPVTKPKAVVLLSGGLDSATTAAMAADAGFEVYALSVDYGQRHRFELQAAGRVAERLGVAEHRTVTVDAGQYGGSALTADIDVPQGRSGEQMAAGIPVTYVPARNTLFLSLALGYAETLGAADLWIGVNAVDYSGYPDCRPEFVAAFEQLANLATKCGVEGECKFTIHAPLISLTKAQIVQHGMALGVDYSLTHTCYSPDADGVACGRCDACQLRLQGFADAGLEDPVPYQA, encoded by the coding sequence ATGACCCAACCCGTCACGAAACCGAAGGCCGTGGTGCTGCTGTCGGGCGGCCTCGACTCGGCGACCACCGCCGCGATGGCTGCCGACGCCGGGTTCGAGGTGTACGCCCTGAGCGTCGACTACGGCCAGCGTCACCGGTTCGAGCTGCAGGCGGCCGGGCGGGTCGCCGAGCGGCTGGGGGTCGCCGAGCACCGCACCGTCACGGTCGACGCCGGGCAGTACGGCGGCAGCGCCCTGACCGCCGACATCGACGTGCCGCAGGGCCGCTCCGGCGAACAGATGGCCGCCGGCATCCCGGTGACGTACGTCCCGGCGCGGAACACACTGTTTCTGTCGCTCGCGCTCGGCTACGCCGAGACCCTCGGCGCCGCCGACCTGTGGATCGGCGTCAACGCGGTCGACTACAGCGGCTACCCCGACTGCCGGCCGGAGTTCGTCGCGGCGTTCGAGCAGCTCGCCAACCTGGCGACCAAGTGCGGCGTGGAAGGCGAGTGCAAGTTCACAATCCACGCGCCGCTGATCAGCCTGACCAAGGCCCAGATCGTGCAGCACGGCATGGCGTTGGGAGTCGACTACTCGCTGACGCACACCTGCTACAGCCCCGACGCCGACGGCGTTGCGTGTGGCCGCTGCGACGCGTGCCAGCTGCGGCTGCAGGGCTTCGCCGACGCCGGGCTCGAGGACCCGGTCCCCTATCAGGCGTAG
- a CDS encoding glycoside hydrolase family 2 TIM barrel-domain containing protein, translating to MTAKTLLLLVILGLAFAADSSAVDWEDQTVISRNKLAPHATFFRFDTAEDARDGSRDDSPYVKLLNGTWKFHWVANPDERPMDFVAVDFDDSTWDDIRVPGDWQTQGHGQPIYTNVNYPFDKNPPKIGGRNGNPVGSYRTSFTVPKEWDGRRVEINFDGVESAFYLWVNGKKVGYSQGSRTPARFDLTPFLKEGENTLAAQVFRWCDGSYLEDQDFWRLSGIFRDVYLEGLAPTRIVDFEVQTDLDKEYRDATLAVSVDCTTADGDQADLWVELVDADGAVVASREGGVNGSGDEVTLRHSLNIAAPKLWTAETPYLYRLVITLKDEDGKALESTAVNVGFREVEIKDGVLLVNGKYVYMNGVNRHEHHPVTGHTISRESMIEDILLMKQHNINAVRTSHYPNVPEWYDLCDEYGLFVVDETNIESHGMGYGPESLAKDPSWGKAHLDRAIRMVERDKNHPSIVTWSLGNEAGNGVNFMANYDWIKQRDASRPVQYEQAGWRARNTDIRCPMYARIDGIVNYATHDADRPLILCEYAHAMGNSVGNLPEYWSAIREHRALQGGFIWDWVDQGLLTKDADGHEYYAYGGDFGDRPNDGNFCCNGLVRPDRVPNPSLFEVKKVYQRISTAAGDKPGVYVVKNEYDHQTLAPFDLTWTVEVDGKTVQDGRQAAPEAAAGDSAEVELPIEPVDAAPGQEAILTVRYVLRDQAPWAPAGHQVAVDQFDLEAEPGEAAIKLAQHKPQANETDDQILLSSGGVSVAVNKRTGHVDSIAQDGEPLITAPLVPNYWRAPIDNDNGNQMPRRLRDWRRAGRSRELTRCEQSQAKDGAVTVECEWKLLDGKAAERASYTLDALGALKVSFTINASGDLPDIPRVGLRTEIPTSFTQAAWFGRGPHESYWDRKSGAPVSHYAMPVSELIHEYVRPQENGNRTDARWLALTSENGRGLLVAGATFDFSVWPYTQRALQQARHPQELQRGEVLTLNLDYRQMGVGGDDSWGAWPHEEYRLKAGEYGLELTLTPLDPSVGTASEVARAAMGGE from the coding sequence ATGACTGCCAAAACCCTGCTGCTTCTCGTCATCCTGGGCCTCGCGTTCGCCGCCGATTCGTCGGCGGTCGACTGGGAGGACCAAACGGTCATCAGCCGCAACAAGCTCGCCCCGCACGCCACGTTCTTCCGGTTCGACACGGCCGAAGACGCACGCGACGGTTCGCGGGATGACTCGCCGTACGTGAAGCTGCTCAATGGGACGTGGAAGTTCCACTGGGTCGCGAACCCGGACGAGCGGCCGATGGACTTCGTCGCGGTCGACTTCGACGACTCGACGTGGGACGACATCCGCGTCCCTGGCGACTGGCAGACCCAGGGCCACGGCCAGCCGATCTACACGAACGTCAACTACCCGTTCGACAAGAACCCGCCCAAGATCGGCGGCCGCAACGGCAACCCGGTCGGCTCGTACCGCACCTCGTTCACCGTGCCCAAGGAGTGGGACGGCCGCCGCGTCGAGATCAACTTCGACGGCGTCGAGTCGGCGTTCTACCTGTGGGTGAACGGCAAGAAGGTCGGCTACTCGCAGGGGAGCCGCACCCCGGCCCGCTTCGACCTGACGCCGTTCCTCAAAGAGGGCGAGAACACGCTCGCCGCGCAGGTGTTCCGCTGGTGCGACGGCTCGTACCTCGAGGACCAGGACTTTTGGCGGCTTAGCGGCATCTTCAGGGATGTCTACCTGGAAGGGTTGGCGCCGACGCGGATTGTTGACTTTGAGGTGCAGACCGACCTCGACAAAGAATACCGCGACGCGACGCTTGCCGTGAGCGTCGACTGCACGACCGCAGACGGCGACCAGGCCGACCTGTGGGTCGAACTGGTCGACGCCGATGGCGCGGTCGTGGCATCGCGTGAAGGGGGCGTCAACGGCAGTGGCGACGAGGTCACGCTTAGGCACTCGCTCAATATCGCAGCCCCTAAGCTCTGGACCGCTGAGACGCCGTACCTCTACCGTTTGGTAATCACGCTGAAGGACGAAGACGGCAAAGCGCTCGAGTCGACCGCCGTCAACGTTGGCTTCCGCGAGGTGGAAATCAAAGATGGCGTGCTGCTGGTCAACGGCAAGTACGTCTACATGAACGGCGTCAACCGCCACGAGCACCACCCGGTCACCGGGCACACGATCAGCCGTGAGTCGATGATCGAAGACATCCTGCTGATGAAGCAGCACAACATCAACGCGGTCCGCACGTCGCACTACCCGAACGTCCCGGAGTGGTACGACCTGTGCGACGAGTACGGGCTGTTTGTCGTCGACGAGACCAACATCGAGTCGCACGGCATGGGCTACGGCCCCGAGTCGCTGGCCAAGGACCCGAGCTGGGGCAAGGCCCACCTGGACCGCGCGATCCGGATGGTCGAGCGGGACAAGAACCACCCGTCGATCGTGACCTGGTCGCTCGGCAACGAGGCCGGCAACGGCGTCAACTTCATGGCCAACTACGACTGGATCAAGCAGCGTGATGCGTCGCGGCCGGTGCAGTACGAGCAGGCGGGCTGGCGCGCCCGCAACACCGACATCCGCTGCCCGATGTACGCCCGCATCGACGGCATCGTCAACTACGCCACCCATGACGCGGACCGGCCGCTGATCCTCTGCGAGTACGCCCACGCGATGGGCAACAGCGTCGGCAACCTGCCGGAATACTGGTCCGCCATCCGCGAGCACCGGGCGCTGCAGGGCGGGTTCATCTGGGACTGGGTCGACCAGGGCCTGCTGACCAAAGACGCCGACGGCCATGAGTACTACGCCTACGGCGGCGACTTCGGCGACCGGCCGAACGACGGCAACTTCTGCTGCAACGGCCTGGTCCGCCCGGACCGGGTCCCCAACCCGTCGCTTTTTGAGGTAAAGAAGGTCTACCAGCGCATCTCCACCGCCGCCGGCGACAAGCCGGGCGTCTACGTCGTGAAGAACGAGTACGACCACCAAACGCTGGCGCCGTTCGACCTGACCTGGACTGTCGAGGTCGACGGCAAGACTGTGCAGGACGGCCGCCAGGCCGCGCCCGAAGCAGCCGCCGGCGATTCGGCTGAGGTGGAGCTGCCGATCGAGCCGGTCGACGCCGCGCCGGGCCAGGAGGCGATCCTCACGGTCCGTTACGTGCTGCGTGACCAGGCGCCCTGGGCGCCGGCTGGCCACCAGGTGGCCGTGGATCAGTTTGATCTGGAGGCCGAGCCCGGCGAGGCCGCGATCAAGCTGGCCCAGCACAAGCCTCAGGCCAACGAGACCGACGACCAGATTCTGCTGAGCAGCGGCGGCGTGTCGGTCGCCGTCAACAAACGGACGGGCCACGTCGACTCGATCGCCCAGGACGGGGAGCCGCTGATCACCGCACCGTTGGTCCCCAATTACTGGCGGGCGCCCATCGACAACGACAACGGCAACCAGATGCCCCGCCGCCTGCGTGACTGGCGCCGCGCTGGCCGCAGCCGCGAATTGACCCGCTGCGAGCAGTCGCAAGCGAAGGACGGGGCGGTTACGGTGGAGTGCGAGTGGAAGCTGCTCGACGGCAAGGCGGCCGAGCGTGCGTCATACACCCTCGACGCGCTGGGCGCGCTAAAGGTCTCGTTCACCATCAACGCGTCGGGAGACCTGCCGGACATTCCCCGCGTCGGCCTTCGGACGGAGATTCCGACCAGCTTCACCCAGGCAGCGTGGTTCGGACGCGGCCCGCACGAGAGCTACTGGGACCGCAAGAGCGGCGCGCCGGTCAGCCATTACGCTATGCCGGTCAGCGAGCTGATCCACGAGTACGTGCGACCCCAAGAGAATGGCAACCGCACCGACGCCCGCTGGCTGGCCCTCACATCGGAGAACGGTCGCGGCCTGCTGGTCGCCGGGGCGACGTTCGACTTTAGCGTCTGGCCTTACACCCAAAGGGCGCTGCAGCAGGCGCGGCACCCCCAAGAGCTGCAGCGCGGCGAGGTGCTCACCCTCAACCTCGACTACCGGCAGATGGGCGTCGGTGGAGACGACTCGTGGGGCGCGTGGCCGCACGAGGAGTACCGCCTGAAAGCGGGCGAGTACGGCCTTGAGCTTACGCTGACGCCACTCGACCCCAGCGTCGGCACAGCGAGCGAGGTCGCCCGGGCCGCTATGGGGGGAGAGTAA
- the queF gene encoding preQ(1) synthase gives MSDFRGLLETFDNQYPERDYKIEIVAPEFTSVCPKTGQPDYGTITLTYTPRGKCIELKSYKFYLQSYRNEGIFYENVTNTIIDDLVAVVQPQWMKVEAAFSARGGITETVTVQHTSMM, from the coding sequence ATGTCCGACTTCCGCGGCCTGCTCGAGACCTTCGACAACCAGTACCCCGAGCGCGACTACAAGATCGAAATCGTCGCACCGGAGTTCACTTCGGTCTGCCCCAAGACCGGCCAGCCCGACTACGGCACGATCACGCTGACCTACACGCCCCGCGGCAAGTGCATCGAGCTGAAGAGCTACAAGTTCTACCTGCAGAGCTACCGCAACGAGGGCATCTTCTACGAGAACGTCACCAACACGATCATCGACGACCTGGTGGCGGTCGTTCAGCCGCAGTGGATGAAGGTCGAGGCCGCCTTCAGCGCCCGCGGCGGCATCACCGAAACGGTCACGGTGCAGCACACGTCAATGATGTAG